agagagaaagagaggcgtgagagaagaagagagaaaaggaaaaaaaagaagcttgacggctagggtttcctagtctctctaaatctctgcagagcttcgctcaAGTTTCAGAAATGAGAGAAAAGTGAGAGGAGGCAGCTTCATTTATAGGAAAAGGAGGAAACCCTAGGTCATTTACCCTAATGGGCTGCAGTCTTAACGGGCTCtccttaataaatttttggGCTAGGAACCGGGCCGTTACAATATGACACTATACGGAATGAACCAACAGAATATCTCCAACCATTTTCGGATTTATGTTTGTGGCAACAATCACTTTATGATATGGAAAATGCTTTGCTGCCGCAGTCAAATGTTTATGTTTATGTAAACAATATAAACTAATATCGTCTCGTCTAtaattgttgtattttaatgttgATATACCTCCATTTTTAATATGGGATgctttatatgattttttctaaattattttatctaattGGGTAAAGTTACTGTAAGTAATTTCATTTTCCAAATTTACatgtttgtaaatatatatttatgttagtgaaaacacacaaaatctttatttttggaaaaaaatattcatgaTACATCTCTtacttttaaaaacatttatgtagttttatataaaaatatttcaattaatAAATGTGAGTGGAGATATAAATAGAATTGGTGTCCAAGAAAAAGCTCCAAAAACTCCGACTGTGTATATAATACctttgtaatattataatacCATATAATAGATGAGGTTcactattatgtttttttttttactttcaggTTTAGGATATCTGAGAACGTCATTATATATGTTGGTTCCTATGCTTTCTCTAAACAATATTATATTGTGTTTTGTTCCTTGTATAAGGAGGACGCATCATCTGATATAACAAAACTCATGATTTGTTCTTGTTTCCTTCAAAGCTCATATTGGAGCAATCATAAGATTCTTAGTttattaataagttttttttattaattagagAAATTCAAATTCTAACAATCAATGAGataattaatattgaaaaacTTTAATGTATAAATATTCTAAACGGTTCACTTTCGAATtagattattttggttaaatggaTATTGATATGTATTGTGTATTCCTACCAAAAGGTATTTTGTAGTTGAAAACATATTTCTCTCTCGTGGTCCCTAAACTTCCGTATAATCTTAATTTCATTCTGCGGAACTAAAGATTGTCAGATCGATACCCGGAGTTTAAAACTGTAATCTACCCTTAAAGCTTTAAAAACGACGATGTTTAAGAGTCTTCAAACCAATGTTACGTAGAAAACAGagtacttcaaaacttcaaaaggttTCTACTTTCTAGGGCATTCCAGATACTTTTACACTCTCACAAAGCAACAAACTATAATAGAGAGAGAGCTTCGATCTTTAATCTTTAGTACGGGAAGAGCTAAGCTTATAGATCGCAATTGGAGAAGATGCAGTTGTACGGTATCCAATCGATGCTCAAGGAAGGCTACAGACACCAAGCCGTCATCAAAAACATCAAAGCTTGCAAGGAGCTCTCCACCATCACCCGCACTTCTCTCGGCCCCAATGGTTCGCTAATCGCTTCcttgattcatttttatcgggaTCCGCGAGTATGTTTCTCCGATATAATTAGAATCTATAGTGGTTGATCTGCTTACGGTTTAGTGAGTAATGTAAATCTGATAGGCCCTTCTTTGTTTGTTAAGATTGAACAAAATGGTTATAAACCATTCAGATAAGCTCTTTGTAACCAACGACGCTGCGACCATTGTGAATGAGCTCGAGATTCAGCACCCTGCTGCGAAGATTCTTGTTTTAGCAGCCAAGGCGCTGCAGGAAGAGATCGGAGATGGAGCTACCCTCACCATCTCTTTTGCGGGAGAGCTTTTACAGAATACGGACTGCGGAGGAGCTTATCAGGATGGGGTTGCATCCGAGTGAGATCATTAGTGGATATAACAAAGCAATCATTAAggtttgtttggtttgtgaCTTACCTGGATCACTATTCGTGGCTTTGTTTTGGCTTAAGGAGTGTATGAATGCAGGTTGTTGAGGTACTTGAAGAATTGGTTGAGAGTGGTTCTGAGAGGATGGATGTGCATAGCAAAGATGAAGTTGTTTCTAGAATGAGAGCTGCTGTTGCTAGCAAGCAGTTTGGTCAAGAGGAGATTATTTGTTCCTTAGTAGCTGATGTGAGTGTTTCTGTTTCATTGTTGGTTGGTTACTCATGTTTATTGGAGGTTTTGCTTTTAGTTGATtacttgttcttgtttttttttattcaggCATGTATTCAAGTATGCCCAAAGAATCCAACCAATTTTAATGTGGGTAACGTCCGTGTTGCCAAGCTTCTTGCAGGAGGATTGCACAACTCTTGCATTGTCCGTGGCATGGTCTTGGAAAGCGATGCTGTTGGGAGCATAAAGCGAATGGTAAAAGCAAAGGTGAGatcgttttcttttgtttgtacTTTGCTGTCCATGTTTTAGTTGTTTTCATCAAATTTATGCGCTTAGGAATTATAGCTTTATGCTTATTTCGTTCTTGGTTTCGATATCTGAATGTTCACGAACCCTTTTTATACTTTCTTCAGGTTGCTCTATTTGCTGGGGGGGCGTCGACACTACTGCAACAGAAACAAAATGAACTGTCTTGATCCATAGTGCTGAGCAGGTTAGTTTCTTAACCCTTTGATTTCAGTGTGATAGGGTCAAAAAGGTGAGGTTTATCTATATTCTTAAGCATGGTTGTGGGTTTTAACGGACTTGCGTAATGTCTCCAGATTTCTTCGCCGGGATTGAAGATTCAAACAGCGACACTTCACGTCGATTGAACATCTCGAAGCTCCATTGTTGGCATCTCGAATCTCCATCGTTGCTTCCATAGATGGAAGAAGAACATGAGAGtcatgaaccctagaattttGTATCGATCTGGGAGAAGACGATAATCATCGCTCACTATGGGTTtcatgattaaaatataaaagccCAGAAATTGTTAAGTGTAGCCCAAAGGAATCACGTAAATGAAACGCATAGTATTTAGGAGAAGGACAAGTGTCGCATCCAGAGTGATCGACTTAGTGACGTGGTATCACAGGAGAGaggcaaacattttttttatatatatagatattcattatttttttaaaaaagtttcagTACTTAGAGCTAGCCCTgagacggatcggatatccagAATATTTtgagatatccggatccggatcattttctaaaaaaaattaaaaattaaattaaaaactagttaattaaaattatttatttaattatccaGATCCGTATCCGGATCCGCTGAATCCGTAAAATCAAGATCCGGATCCGGACCCCtaaatatctgatttttttgATCGGATCGGAGCAAATCCTGGATCGGATAACGGATTTCAGATATAAGTCATATACTTACTTAGAGCAGCACCATTTGTATGAAAttacatcaatactattaaaagagaagaatcctaaaaaatctacttataagaGGTTGTTGGACCTATTTGTTAGAAACTTAACATGtcttcttttatatagtatcAATAATATTAATAGAGAATAAAACATTCATTAATAGCAGAatattcttttggttttgaAGATTTAACTATATTTAAGCTAACACTAAAATCGACCAAATTAATTATACTCTGCCCCACAATAATAGGTCAGTATGGTATCTTACCAAATACAAGAGCgattattttaatattcattaataGCATAATATTCTTttggttttagagatttaaCTATATTTAAGCTAACAATAAATTGACCAAATTAATTATATTCTGCCCCACAATAATATGTCAGTATGGTATCTTACCAAATACAAGAGCGgttattttaatattcattcatTACGAATTTTGAATCAAATCacatagaataaatatttattctaaacGTACTCTAAGTAAACATACTAAAAATGCACTAAGATTTTTATACTAATTAAAAacttatctatgttttttctacaattcaaaatcattcagaactaaaagaaataaaagggtatagattaacaataaaaataacatctaattatttttcaaaaaactatgtatcaatattcaaaataaatcattcaaatattatgcatatattcaatataactatttttttctaatataaactaaaatactaTACCCTAAACCATACATcgtatacatatttgaatatcagtaattttaattttcacccatcataaaaaaatattctttgaatattttgtataaccaaattaaaattttacctaaaaattaacataataaataattaaagaaaaatattataaaattaccttttaaacctaaaaatgaaaacataaacttaTACTAAGttatttgtaacaaaaataaactaatactattatatcaataagatttgtttttttttctgttaacaTTTTTTCgaatgatataataaaattttaatcaaaatctaGGAAATCAcaaatttattcaattttagttttctaaatatatgaaaaatttaatcaaaaatttaatcatttttttctgaGTTTATATGAGATCAATCAGTATCGTTACGAGTTAATAGCAGATTTTTGGTATGTTATTAggtttatcatattttttataaatgcgAACTGGATTATATTATGGGTCGTCGAGTGTACCGATGCGAGCATGAGTTAGGGTTGGATATAAAAATGATGCTTCAAACTCTAACATTATGATAAAACaacttaaaaattatttatttaataaaaattaaattcaagAAAAATTTATCAAAAGGATCAACAAAAAAATAGCTGCGCTTTTgaaacgcggatcaaaatctagtgggTTTCTTAAAACATCAGAATTcagaatattaattttttaaacaaactaaATTATCTAACTAAATttcattgttaaaaaaaatcagcctgcattaaaatgacatgtggaCAATAAATTAGATATGAGTATCTGGCCTGCGAAATGCTCTCCTTCTTTTTCTCTCCTActtttctgtttattttttttgtttgatattaggttagaacccttcaataatcatgctcttagccTTTGATCacccaaaatatataatatgcaaTGAGCTAGCTTATTTTCTTGCCTTTATAAGGTTTATATTCATAGAATTTTAAATAACCATTCATCacgttattattaaaatagtactttacatatttatactaaatttaTGAGAAGCTAAATATTTGTtgataatagtatatattattattagaaTGGTTGACAAAAAAGGGTATTATT
The Brassica napus cultivar Da-Ae chromosome A1, Da-Ae, whole genome shotgun sequence DNA segment above includes these coding regions:
- the LOC106373063 gene encoding T-complex protein 1 subunit theta-like, which produces MQLYGIQSMLKEGYRHQAVIKNIKACKELSTITRTSLGPNDKLFVTNDAATIVNELEIQHPAAKILVLAAKALQEEIGDGATLTISFAGELLQNTDCGGAYQDGVVEVLEELVESGSERMDVHSKDEVVSRMRAAVASKQFGQEEIICSLVADACIQVCPKNPTNFNVGNVRVAKLLAGGLHNSCIVRGMVLESDAVGSIKRMEKDEEEKDEVGRDRRRRKEEEEKEENGRRKTKKEGEQGLKGVAMNNGGEKLLRQVEEEKKIYWEEVRRLRVAMVEKEKMVVVMKQLNVTMLHVGSFVVTDGDGRGGGG